The DNA window CGACCTCGCGTTCAGTCTGCGGGCCGTCCGCCCGAACCTCCCCCGCCAACGCGTCCCGGAGGGGCACACCCCGATGAGTTGGTTGCGGCACCTCGTCCTCGAAGCCGTCCCCGTGAAGTACCCGAACGCCACGCCGGAGCACCTCCGACGCATCGACCGCGAACTCGAGGTCATCGAGCAGAAGGACTTCCCCGGGTACTTCCTGATCGTGCACGACATCGTGAGCTTCGCCCGCAGCCGTGGCATCCTCTGTCAGGGCCGCGGCTCGGCCGCGAACTCGGCCGTCTGCTATCTGCTCGGGATCACCGCCGTCGACTCGATCTTCTACGAGTTGCCCTTCGAGCGGTTCCTCTCCAGCATGCGCGAGGAGGAGCCCGACATCGACGTCGACTTCGACTCGGACCGCCGCGAGGAGGCCATCCAGTACGTGTACGAGACCTACGGACGCCGCAACGCGGCCCAGGTCGCCAACGTCATCAGTTACCGGCCGAAGTTCGCCGTCCGGGACACGGCGAAGGCCCTCGGCTACAGCCCCGGCCAACAGGACGCCTGGTCCAAGCAGGTCGAGCGCTGGGGTGGTGTGATGTCGAGCACCGACCACGACATCCCGGACCGCGTCGTCGGCCTCGCTCAGGAGATGCTGACCCTGCCCCGGCATCTCGGCATCCACTCCGGCGGCATGGTGCTGACCGACCGCCCGGTCGGCGAGGTGTGCCCGATCGAACACGGTCGGATGGACGGCCGTACGGTCCTCCAATGGGACAAGGACGACTGCGCCTGGATGGGACTCGTGAAGTTCGACCTCCTGGGCCTCGGCATGTTGTCGGCCATCCAGTACTGCTTCGACCTCGTCGCCGAACACACCGGAGAGCGCTGGACGTTGGAGACCATCCCGAGGGACGAAGCGGGGGTCTACGACCAGCTCTGCCGGGCCGACACCATCGGCGTGTTCCAGGTGGAGAGCCGTGCACAGATGGGGATGCTCCCCCGGCTTCTCCCCCGACGGTTCTACGACCTGGTCATCGAGGTGGCCATGATCCGCCCGGGCCCGATCCAGGGTGGCGCCGTGCACCCCTACCTGCGACGGAAGACCGGCCAGGAACCCATCACCTACCTCCACCCGAGCCTCGAGCCGGTCCTCGAACGCACCCTCGGCGTCCCCCTGTTCCAGGAGCAGCTGATGCAGATGGCGATGGCCGTCGGCGGGTGTTCCGCCGAAGACGCCGACCTGCTCCGGCGGGCGATGGGATCCAAGCGCGGCGAGGAGAAGATCGAGAGCCTCAAGGACACGCTCTATCTCGGCATGGCCGGTAACGGCATCGTCGGCGCGGACGCCGATGCGGTCTACGCGAAGATCCAGGCCTTCGCGAACTTCGGCTTCGCGGAGAGCCACTCCCTGAGTTTCGCCCTGCTCGTCTACGTGAGCGCGTGGTTGCGACTGCACTACCCCGGCGCCTTCCTGGCGGCACTGCTCCGCGCGCAGCCGATGGGGTTCTATTCGCCCATGACCCTGGTCGCCGACGCCCGACGACACGGCGTCCCGGTGCTCCGCCCCGACCTGCACCGCTCGGGGGCTCAGGCCGGCCTCGAGGCGCTCGATCCGGACGCGGACCCGGGCACGCCGATCGCCCCCGGGGGACGCCCTCGCTGCCTCGAACAGGAGCAGGGACCGACGGGCGACTTCGACCCGCACCTCCCGGACGACTCCGCCGGCCACCGGCGCGACGGAGGACTCGCCGTCCGACTGGGGCTCTCCTCCGTCCAGGGGATCGGTGAGGAACTGGCGAAGCGCATCGTCGCCGAGCGGGAACGCGGCGGGCTCTTCTCGAGCCAAGCCGATCTGGCGAGGCGGATCGGCCTCAGCTCGTCCCAGTTGGAGGCGCTGTCCGCGGCCGGCGCCTTCGAGGGGTTCGGGCTGACGCGTCGCGAGGCGATGTGGGGTGCCGCCCAGGCGAGCAGACACCGACCAGATCAGCTCGAGGGGACGTTCACGACGGTGCAACCGCCACTGCTACCGG is part of the Plantibacter sp. Leaf314 genome and encodes:
- a CDS encoding error-prone DNA polymerase — protein: MGWNNPPVSWSEFERRLSDASRPAALPLGADGGDSPAWSRKREPYAPEPPKPRPASTTVPYAELHAHSSFSFLDGASPPERLVEEAAALGLHALALTDHDGFYGVVRMAEAAERFPDLRTVYGAELSIGLDRPQNGVPDPVGHHLLLLARRAEGYHRLAGAITDAQLAEGAEKGHPIYDLERLAASVAGFVTVLTGCRKGFVRTALREQGMEAAAAAVDRLVALFGPEHVVVELSDHGHPEDSAENDALAEIAALLDLTVVATGNVHYATPDQHRLQTALSAVRARRSLEELDGWLPAAGAAHLRSGAEMAARFARYPGAVARSVELADDLAFSLRAVRPNLPRQRVPEGHTPMSWLRHLVLEAVPVKYPNATPEHLRRIDRELEVIEQKDFPGYFLIVHDIVSFARSRGILCQGRGSAANSAVCYLLGITAVDSIFYELPFERFLSSMREEEPDIDVDFDSDRREEAIQYVYETYGRRNAAQVANVISYRPKFAVRDTAKALGYSPGQQDAWSKQVERWGGVMSSTDHDIPDRVVGLAQEMLTLPRHLGIHSGGMVLTDRPVGEVCPIEHGRMDGRTVLQWDKDDCAWMGLVKFDLLGLGMLSAIQYCFDLVAEHTGERWTLETIPRDEAGVYDQLCRADTIGVFQVESRAQMGMLPRLLPRRFYDLVIEVAMIRPGPIQGGAVHPYLRRKTGQEPITYLHPSLEPVLERTLGVPLFQEQLMQMAMAVGGCSAEDADLLRRAMGSKRGEEKIESLKDTLYLGMAGNGIVGADADAVYAKIQAFANFGFAESHSLSFALLVYVSAWLRLHYPGAFLAALLRAQPMGFYSPMTLVADARRHGVPVLRPDLHRSGAQAGLEALDPDADPGTPIAPGGRPRCLEQEQGPTGDFDPHLPDDSAGHRRDGGLAVRLGLSSVQGIGEELAKRIVAERERGGLFSSQADLARRIGLSSSQLEALSAAGAFEGFGLTRREAMWGAAQASRHRPDQLEGTFTTVQPPLLPVPTPAEQLISDIWATGMSTDDHPIRHVRTELRRRGALRSDELLTAQTDRRVEVGGIVTHRQRPATASGITFMNLEDEAGLVNVICSVGVWNRYRRVAREAPAMVVRGMLERSPEGIVNLVADRLEALRIGANTRSRDFQ